In the genome of Salinirussus salinus, one region contains:
- a CDS encoding YgaP-like transmembrane domain, with product MDIEQNVGGRDRLARAVLAVVLTIVTIRALKRGKTMIGLLAGLGALGFGFNATTCFCGLNETLEIDTTSE from the coding sequence ATGGATATTGAACAAAATGTTGGCGGCCGTGATCGCCTTGCCCGTGCAGTGTTAGCTGTCGTATTGACCATCGTCACGATACGTGCCCTCAAGCGTGGAAAAACGATGATTGGCCTCCTCGCGGGGCTCGGTGCTCTCGGGTTCGGATTCAATGCAACGACCTGTTTCTGTGGCCTGAACGAGACGCTCGAAATCGATACGACAAGCGAATAG
- a CDS encoding Cdc6/Cdc18 family protein, whose protein sequence is MITDARALQEDYIPHDLRHREGQIDALASSLKPIARGLSGEDVFIFGPSGSGKTTLAKYVADQLEQETLTLRRGYVNCISDPTPTAVLSTLVRDANLGARRPDGTPRSYYLDLLREADDQILAIIDECNVLDDFSLLRALYAIDGVTIVAISISEDDLFSAADLQSQTRSRLRSFGTLRLSAYSHAQMVDILEYRVDHGLDRDRITDEAIDYIADLAAGNARDGIAVLRRAARRAAADGLAIDRDLVKTVRGDARADVRQQRVRSLGTHQRTLYNIIQAHDEIPAGTLHDEYERRIQEPRSRRRRREYLNALEQYSLIVSDGDGRWTTYMTTERAD, encoded by the coding sequence ATGATCACCGACGCCCGCGCGCTTCAAGAGGATTACATCCCCCACGACCTTCGCCATCGAGAGGGGCAGATCGACGCACTCGCTTCCAGTCTGAAACCGATTGCCCGCGGGCTATCGGGCGAGGACGTCTTTATTTTTGGCCCCAGTGGGAGCGGGAAGACCACGCTTGCGAAATACGTCGCCGACCAACTCGAACAAGAAACGCTCACGCTTCGTCGGGGGTATGTTAACTGTATCTCGGACCCAACGCCCACGGCGGTGCTCTCGACACTCGTTCGTGATGCCAACTTGGGCGCCCGCCGTCCGGATGGGACGCCCCGAAGCTACTATCTGGATCTGCTCCGTGAGGCCGACGATCAAATCCTTGCGATCATCGACGAGTGCAATGTCCTGGATGATTTCAGCCTCCTACGGGCGTTATACGCCATCGATGGCGTCACGATTGTCGCCATCTCGATCAGCGAAGATGACCTATTCAGTGCCGCCGATCTCCAGTCACAAACCCGGAGTCGCCTGCGGTCCTTCGGCACGCTTCGGCTGAGCGCGTACAGCCACGCCCAGATGGTCGATATCTTAGAGTATCGCGTCGACCACGGGCTGGATCGCGACCGGATCACAGACGAGGCAATCGACTATATCGCTGACCTTGCTGCCGGCAACGCTCGCGATGGGATTGCCGTCCTTCGCCGGGCCGCCCGCCGGGCCGCGGCTGATGGGCTGGCTATCGACCGGGATCTTGTGAAGACAGTTCGCGGCGACGCCCGAGCTGACGTTCGCCAACAGCGGGTCCGGTCGCTTGGCACCCACCAACGGACGCTGTACAATATCATTCAGGCCCACGACGAGATCCCTGCAGGCACACTGCATGATGAGTACGAGCGTCGGATACAGGAACCCCGGTCGAGGCGTCGACGTCGTGAGTATCTCAATGCGCTTGAGCAATACAGTCTTATTGTGAGTGACGGCGACGGCCGCTGGACGACTTACATGACCACCGAGCGAGCCGACTGA
- a CDS encoding VirB4 family type IV secretion system protein, whose amino-acid sequence MIRDLLPRRDPSENGTESEPTEDASGADEEDKDTGPEEMSDASAESTVAVDYERDEEALRDIPDIHQTVVSPSTITEQPGRLQTEGGQAQTIWVGEFPDAPSDGFLEPLYAAAETRQTDISIHIDPRDTQATLNSLENKIEDLEADYEYLQEKHRASARGVQRDLEDHQEMYDVLRNTAMQAFDVSMYLTLRDDERETLPTEAVTTRLRQAPTNLTPIVPRLAQLQAFTAASPVARDRGVEALNSRTPMLGGAVGAMFPFVAGAFAEPGIEYGTYALNASPLILDRFRRETGYCAMVIGRLGAGKSFATKLRLLRRAMFDGETVIIMLDPMRGFTSVAEALNAECVTVGGRQGLNPLELKQTPEDVLSAADDIDPWGEQISWVMTFFATFFDQVADHSLGERSQTLRRAVQEAYNAQGITRDPTTHSRESPTIQDVIDVLEGMVEDPESFGYATTGEQEAVRTDAQSLLKDLRPSFREDGELANLARQSEFNLDSKALYLDLHQEEGTQGRAETSLMMQVLFNSVYERAKQTDKKVVFCIDEAHYLMNDAVSLDFLETAVRHSRHFDLSLEFITQTGGEFTLTPEAQTIANLCSVSVLHRINEEEEKIARWFDLNDRQVDWVTTAKAGEEEDGYAEALVGIDQEGWFPVRIRASDAEARVIDG is encoded by the coding sequence ATGATCCGTGACTTACTGCCCCGGAGAGATCCGAGCGAGAACGGCACCGAATCCGAACCAACAGAGGACGCTAGCGGTGCCGACGAGGAAGACAAAGATACGGGTCCGGAGGAGATGTCGGACGCATCGGCGGAATCGACCGTCGCCGTCGACTACGAACGGGACGAGGAGGCTCTCCGTGATATCCCCGACATCCACCAGACTGTCGTCTCGCCGTCGACGATCACAGAGCAGCCAGGGAGACTCCAGACGGAAGGCGGCCAAGCCCAGACCATCTGGGTCGGGGAGTTCCCGGACGCACCGAGCGACGGCTTTCTCGAGCCGCTATATGCCGCAGCCGAGACACGGCAGACCGACATCAGCATCCACATCGACCCCCGGGATACCCAGGCGACACTGAACTCCCTGGAGAACAAGATCGAGGATCTAGAGGCGGACTACGAGTATCTCCAGGAGAAACACCGGGCGAGCGCGCGTGGCGTTCAGCGTGATCTTGAGGACCACCAGGAGATGTACGATGTGTTGCGGAACACCGCGATGCAGGCCTTCGACGTCTCGATGTATCTGACACTCCGGGACGACGAACGGGAGACCCTCCCCACCGAGGCCGTGACCACCCGGCTGCGCCAGGCGCCAACCAACCTGACGCCGATCGTTCCCCGCCTGGCACAACTTCAAGCGTTCACAGCCGCCAGCCCAGTCGCACGGGACCGTGGCGTCGAGGCGCTCAACAGCCGGACACCAATGCTCGGTGGCGCCGTAGGTGCGATGTTCCCGTTTGTCGCCGGCGCCTTCGCCGAGCCGGGCATCGAGTATGGGACCTACGCGCTGAACGCGAGCCCGCTTATCCTCGACCGGTTCCGGCGTGAAACCGGCTACTGTGCGATGGTGATCGGCCGGCTCGGGGCAGGCAAATCCTTCGCGACGAAGCTTCGGCTGCTCCGGCGGGCGATGTTCGACGGGGAGACGGTCATCATCATGCTTGACCCGATGCGCGGGTTCACCAGCGTAGCCGAAGCGCTGAACGCCGAGTGTGTCACAGTCGGCGGACGCCAGGGACTGAACCCCCTAGAACTCAAGCAGACGCCCGAAGACGTGCTCTCTGCAGCGGATGACATCGACCCATGGGGAGAGCAGATTTCCTGGGTGATGACGTTCTTCGCGACCTTTTTCGACCAGGTTGCCGACCATTCCCTCGGCGAGCGCAGTCAGACGCTACGCCGGGCCGTTCAGGAGGCCTACAATGCTCAGGGGATCACTCGTGACCCGACGACCCACAGCCGAGAGTCTCCGACTATCCAGGATGTTATCGATGTTCTGGAGGGGATGGTTGAGGATCCGGAGTCGTTCGGGTACGCCACCACTGGCGAACAGGAGGCCGTGCGGACTGACGCACAGTCGTTGTTGAAGGACCTGCGCCCGTCCTTCCGTGAGGACGGCGAACTGGCAAATCTCGCCCGGCAATCGGAATTCAATCTTGACTCGAAGGCACTCTACCTGGATTTGCATCAGGAGGAGGGCACCCAGGGGCGGGCGGAGACGAGTCTCATGATGCAGGTGCTGTTCAACAGTGTCTACGAGCGGGCCAAGCAGACCGACAAGAAGGTCGTCTTCTGTATCGACGAGGCCCATTATCTGATGAACGATGCCGTCTCTCTGGACTTCCTGGAGACGGCCGTCCGGCATAGCCGCCACTTCGACCTGAGTCTGGAGTTCATCACCCAGACCGGCGGGGAGTTCACGCTCACACCGGAGGCGCAGACGATCGCGAACCTGTGCTCGGTGTCGGTGCTGCACCGGATCAACGAGGAAGAAGAGAAGATCGCCCGGTGGTTCGACCTGAACGACAGGCAGGTCGACTGGGTGACGACCGCGAAGGCCGGCGAAGAGGAAGACGGCTACGCGGAGGCGCTTGTGGGGATCGACCAGGAGGGGTGGTTCCCCGTCCGGATCCGGGCCAGCGATGCCGAAGCGCGGGTGATCGATGGGTAG